The Branchiostoma floridae strain S238N-H82 chromosome 1, Bfl_VNyyK, whole genome shotgun sequence sequence GAATACAAAATATGCATGCTtgtaaaggtagtcccaaaTGCGGACAATAAAACGACCATATTAAGAATGACTACAATTATTTACGGACATCAGACTTGCCATCTTTTATGCTAGGTATATATACAAAGTCATATAATACATATTTTATCCAAATCATACAATTTGAATGAACAAGTATTTTTTTCAACAGGGAGATCACCTCAAAAGTGATGCAACCAATAGCAACATAGTTTCAGGCAACGGTAATACATGTGTGAATATTGGTGGCAGTAATAATACTAATACTGTCACcatcaaacatttcaagacCAGGAAATGTGCTTCAAATAAACCTGCCCTATATGCTCCTATCTGCCGATCATCACGGCTGAACACCAAGACTCAAGCTTCATGCAGAAGACTAACAGACAAACTAGCACAGCTGTCAGATGATGGACTGTTAAAGACGTGTCAAAGCCGTATACAAAAAATGTTTCGAGGCAAGACAAAGCCAGACTTCAAAGTCGTCCTGCACCTGGCGGAAACACTGAATGCCATCAACGAGGGTAGTTTTATGCGGGCATATACACTTCTGAACAAGGTTGAGAAGCTCCTGCCTTCAACAGAGAGCAACGTGGAATACACCTTACGGTGGTTCCATCTCAAGTCTTTAGCCCAGCTACGAGAAGGTAAAAACGCTGGGCTCTACCTGACTGGCAAGGCACTCACTTTGATAGACCAATTAGAACCTGGTTGTTTGTCTGGATGGGTCTTAATACTTCGGGCCAGGTTAATATCTAGTCTTGTTTTTGAACAACAAGAGGAAACTACTGAGATGGCATTGTCAAAAGATGCCGAAACACTTTTCCACACAGCAATCCAGCATGCCCAAAATGAGTTTCCACAACAGATGGAGAATTGCCAGTCCTACATTCCCCAGTTTGCAAGCATTGGCTTAGTATTCCTGCACATGCGATTCTGGCCATCTTTGAATAAACCTAAGCTGGGCATTCCAAAGCAAGCTTCCCCCCAATCCTTAGAAAAGGTTCAGAAGATACTGGCAAATATTGATGAATCTGCCCAAACatgtcatatttccaaactttTCCTAATGCTTGCTAAGGCCAGCCTACAATATGGACTTGGCCATGATGCAATTGGTGATGACCTTGTGAAATCAGCAAGAAAACTagtaaaaaaacatgcatactTGAGACTTGTAGACTGTTACTAGCAAGTGTAACTGTCATATTATGCAGCAACTATAgttgtataatacatgtatcatgtaaaaatcatagaatatatgataatataccGATTATTGCTATATCTAGTAGACACAATGTTAGAGCTTTAGTGTGATTGCCAAATAGTTTGAGATCTCTATAGTACTATACCCAGGTATGCAATATCAGTTTACATGCACACAAATGTAGATATGCAGGTATTATACTATGACTATGAGATGTTGCATTGTAGCTATTAGAGATTTCTttagaattataaaaaaatcataaaaatatggTAGAATCATGAAAATCAAACTGTCTTAGTAGTGTAAATGCATGCATGTAAATGTATAACATAGAAGTACTTATGTCTATGTCAGAGGAGGAAGAGTTAGAATGTAAAAGGATGTGTACTAAACTTATAGGTATAAAGTGTGCGTAAGAGAAAACCATcttaatatatattataactTGTGCAATTTGTCATGCAACATTGTgataaggccacatcaattaaacttgttggtgtgtcactccaattttttctgtaaaaaaatcagAGAGCCAACAAAGccaattaaattggtgtggcctaacctaAGTTGAACCtaacttgtacatttgtattctgtTGATTCGCAACATCTATTTTAAACTGGTCAGGATTAAGATAAGAGATAGTTTTCGATAAGATCCCTAAGTATGATGTGTATCTTGTTATTGTATTGGATGTTAAAAGAATATATAGTGTACAAACATGGCTGTTGTCTGTGACAATTTTATGGTAATGTGTCCTGCACACTGCAAATGTGCCCTGAATTTGTATATAAGTAGTCTTATAGCTCTGGGAGTAATAAAACCAAATGTTGCTGAAAGTGAAACAACAAGTTCTTTTTTAGTTCAATAAGACCAGTGATTTTTTTACTCTGAGGCTACATTTCTAAACCTTAAAGACTGAAGGCCAattagggactggtcgatatttagcgggggggggggggggagggccggtcgtcagagggtcgggtcaaaaaatttttcctaggccctccccccagggcaaaatttttttcctgggccctccccccaagtcaaaatatttttcctaggccctcccccctcctatcaaatttgaaaaatattcaagacaccAATAAATCGCTGCGCTCCCGCTTGGAAATGTCCTTTACGCCATAGTTATGATACTGGTTTTCCGTTTTTAGTCacgaagcagatctctcacccctagcaAAAAAAGGGAGATTGAATGGTTCGGAGCCCATAAATATATGCTTCATGGAGGCCACTTTATTATTTCAATATTCATAAATAATGCCACTCTGTACAAACAACACCACAAAAGTATTTTGtgcctggatttctagtagatttgcgccgctTCGCGACGCGCGCCCCGCCCCTTTACAAGCTCGTGGGGTCTGAGCGGCTTGTGCCCTGTCGgagactattttcaatttacataccttttggactttttcttggttctgtggtagCAATAACTGACGGTTTACTCggaggaaaatgacaacaaaaacgtcagcacgatgtgactaaccaaaactgtagtggggaggggggcgccgacccGTTTTCCAcagtcgcctctctctagctcTCCCAACGGGCGTCAGAACGCAGACTTGTACTTgggagatcttttaaaaatgccacgctttttgtACATCCATTTTGTCGGTAAAAATGACCGGTGCCCGCCCTGCACCTTGTAATATTGCGAtggtttgaaataaaatatgcATTACAATatgcaaacatacattttgcctgcacgatgttgcagcaacatgttaactttatgtctattatgccacttttattgttgaaggcgcGTAAGAAACTTTCCAGATTAAAAAGCCATTTGTACTGGTGGTCTAGGTGTACTGGCAAATgaacaaacatgacaaaagaactattatgatactatttattcggtaacattcactatcattcacgattctaatttgcaatgcctgtaaactccgatcggaatcacccggaccttgtacgatttaaaatgcatttgacgGGAAATTTATTACGAATCCGACAcgttagttcagattcttttctcagtagtcacgctttctattttcaaagtttaaaaactattgacaaatgtttttctcctgctgcaaactgtaaacagacgtcacacaccactcgtctccgatgtCGTGACGAAGCCACTGCCGCCTCTTGCGCCATTTTCCTTGGATTTGAGACGGACTCGACAGTCGAGCCGTCCACCGCGACCCTCACGtcgtttcctcgcgatcggtgtcagccctgactgcaccgcTGCCCCTTGTCTTTGTCCCTCAACAtagaagcaatagtttccgcgtcgtccacttcttgacaggtcgacgccttagcgagatacttgtgtatgttatccAGTCCCAAACATTCTCGGGTTATTCGCAAAGTTTCGTGcctcttcttgattgacgtaatgttaccgcctttgttggagccgctgctgactgtgattggtcgcaagttaattcgatttttcgcaCAAAGTGGCAAGCCCTGTCTAATCGGTacatctaaagactgcagccaaggctgttgtcatggtaacgacacgtataacaacatttcccacatgcGAATCGGGTTGGGCACGTCTTGTACTGCGTGCGTTTGATAATTATGATAGTTGAATGCTGCATTTACAAGTCTCACTGTTCGGTTTCACAGACACAGCACGTGCACTTTGTCATCAGTCATCTTCCAGAGCGttcaaaattatgaaagaaaataggCTTTTTCCTGTCATTTTCTTCGGTAAAATCTGAGGAAAATACCAACATGTGTTGGTGCACATACTGTTGGCAAGATATGCGCTGAAttttgtcaccgtgactgaatGGTGGCATTGCAAACCGGAACATTTTTACGTCGCATTTTGGTAACATTTTCGAGAACTTATTATAGCATGTATGTTCTACACTGAGAATAGTCTACCACGTCCGGTATGAACTTCGGCTTCATGTTTCTACCGCGCCTGCTTCAAcagaaaggtaaacaaatttgactgatatttacCAGCGTTACAACGGTAAATATTACTGTAACATCGATATTTTTACAACGTCGTAGCGGTGCTTAACAGGGGTAGAGTGAAAGGCGCGGCAGCAAAATATTACTGAGCGAATTTTCAGCATGTTGACCGTCGAAGCCACCAacttttttgccttgccgggcgcCGAAGTCGGGCGCGAGCCGTCTCAAGCTTGTGGAGacccggggaaattttgaaatcttgaccctctgaaacggcATTTCCGGCATTTTGACGAACGAATTTCACTGATAGTCCGAGCAAAAAAATAaattcctaggccctccccccgctcaaaatatttttcctaggccctccccctggctcaaaatatttttcctaggccctcccccctcagacgaccggccctccccccccgctaaatatcgaccagtcccttagCTATATATAGATTAGCCCTTTATTTTCTTATAGCTTTTTGAATTTAATATGTAACTTGTGTGGCACCTGGTGTAAATCACTGTGCTATTTCTACAAGCCAGAAATGTCTCATTCAGTTTTGTTCTGCTTTTAAATCTGGTTTGCAGAAAAGGTAAATATTTGCCTGTATAGGTGCAACCAAAAGATACCATGTatgaaagttcaaagttcattaGGTTAGTACACTTAACTTTATCGGTACAATCAAGATCACTAAAAAGGTGAAATAACACCATACATAATTGTTTTTAGTTCCATTTAAAACAATTGCCATTTGTAACCCCTACATGGCAGATGAATTTGTGTCAAAATCAATGATCTATTCTGTCTTGCTCTGTTTAATTAAGAATGACGTCAGGGACTTCCCCGTAACCAGGACATGTTATTCAAAACTGCATTGTGAAAACAACAGTCTCAGTATTTCTCAGTCTAACTTTGCAGTGGTCATATTGTAGCTCTTCTTTTTCATCTGTGTATTTTGCTGAGGTGGAAACAGCCCATAGACATCAGGTTAGTAAACATAtacattgtgcatgtacattgtgtacatgtactgtggcATTGGGTAAATTTGAGCCTTCCTGTGTCATCAACAATTAGCATGTACAgcatctgtaacagttgtacatgtatcactatcCTAACAATTCCCCAAAGTATTTACGTACTAGGTGCTGTTACATAACAGATGTACATTGAATCAAGTGGTTATATCAACCAATCCATGAGTATATGAACCTGTTTCACAATGTTCCATTCCTTTCACtttcagaaaaaagaaaagatattgCAGATTATCCCAACTACATGGAACAATAGATACTTACAGATACTCAGGGGATTGCAGCACCATTGTCAGTGCTCAGGTTACAGTTTTAGCATACATGTTGTACTGCACATACTGCAAGGCTCAACAACCACAATCGTCATGGAAAATCAACGTTCTTCTTCAAGCCAAGTCACAAATAAAGTGGAATGTCAAGGCGATCATAACAAAATAATCAATACTGGGCACAATGGCAAAATTGTGCAGGTGGACCATGTATACATATCTGTGCCATATGTAatcaaggagctccttgatGGAATGAAGAAACCACTTTCACCTCCCACAACGCCTAACAAGAAGCCAATCAGGTTCAGAAAGTTGCCGGGCGTTATTAACAAAATGACATCACGAGAACGTCATAATAAGATAATCAGCATGGGACCCAAAGGTAAAACTGCTCAGTCAGACAACGTTAAAGTCCCTGTGAAGTATGTCATAAAGAAACCATATCTACACACAGCAAGATCCAACTGCATAAAGAAGCAGATCAAGCACAGAAAGTCACTGGGCCACACTGTTGAAAACAAAGTGACATCACAAGGAAACCACAATACTATCATCAATACAGGAAATAATGCTACAGTTGTAATGGTAAGCAGCATGACTGTGGAGAAACCTTTGAGTCGTGCAGAAAGACTTGACACTCCGAAGCAGAGAACGTGCAGATGGATTCTGGACGGATTGAATCAGCTATCAGCCAATGCAATGTTTGACGAATGCAATGAGAAAATCGGTCGATTCTTCCAACATACGAAAGATCCAGACTACCAAGCTGTCCTGTGGGTGGCCACTGCCAACAATTGCATCAATGCAGGAGATATGGAACGTGCAGGTGAAGCCTTGAGCAATGTTATGAGTCTCCTGGATCAGACTGAGAACAGCATTGAGCATGAACTTGCTCGAGACCACTTCCAGTCCCTGATATACCTGAGGGAAAACAAATACGTTGAAGGCGAACGCTTGACCACAAGGGCCTTATGCAAAACAGAGCACCTGCAAGCTGGATGCATGGCAGCCTGGATTCTGATCAACCACGGCTGGTTCTACACCAAGAGGACCATACAGGAGCAGGATCCTCACAAGCAGCCTAATCTAGTCAGTGTTGCCACTGCTTCATTTAGGAGGGCCATCGAGTACTCTGACCGCGAATTTCCTGGCCAGCTGCAAGACAACAAATCCAGGATCCGCCAGTTTgccctgattggtcaggtgtATCTGCTCCTGAGATGTTGGCGCTCAGTAGATGGAAGCTGTACCAAACCAGGGAACAAGATCACAGGAAAGGACGTTGCAAAAGCACGGAAGGTGCTAGCCTCACTGGATCCGGATAAGGGAGAGCCCTTGTGTGCAATATGTATGGTCCTGTACCATCTTGCAAATGCACATCTGTGTTACAGGTTGAATAAGTACCAAGATGGTCTGAAGGAAGCAAAAAAGGCAAGGCACTTGGCAGCAAAGGGGTCCTTCAAGCAATACCATGGCTTTGCTGACAGCATTGTCAAGCATTTTGAGCGCCGGGTGGCATGAAACAAGCATTCTATAGTAAGACGatgcatttcatttgtcattgaaaaaaaccttttcactgGCTTTGGAAACTTTCAAGGGTGATTAAAGTCATAGCCTTTCTTGATtgttcaaatacattttttgtatgatagttttgaaaaaaacacaGGAGTATCTGCATTTACATAATAGGAACATTTCAAATCTGTTATCCAAATATTTGGAGTAGCCATGAGTCATGTTAAAGTAGGGTTAATAGAGTCAACACCTTTCACTTTGGGTCCAGTAATGATTAACTACTAGAAAAACATCATCAAAGCTGTGGCATACTTTACAGTATGTCACTTTGAACTGTTGAGTTGTAACTAAACACAGCCTTTTTCATAATCACTCTTGTAGTTCAAAAGGATAACATTGGGTCCAATTTTGGTCAGAGACTGAAAGATTATTCTACCTAAAGTATGACAATACATGACTAATTATGACTTGTCACTGTTTGACACTAGTTAAAGGTACTAGTACTGTTACGTTGAGCGACAAATTTGTATGTTTGCACCTTAGAACACTTGGCTTTAGATGTATTGTAATTATGTAAGAACTGTAGACTAAGCTAAGCATGCTCACAGAATTCTAGGCTGTGACTCTAAGAACTCACCAGTGATGAAAATGAGCACATTTCTACAAGGAAATACTCAAAGAGATTACAGATTCAAGTATACAATACTATGTATTGTCCAAAGCTAACATTAGTGACTGCATGTTACAGTTGTTTAGTAATAAACCTCAAAGTAACATATAAGAAACTTGTTCTTAAGGTTTGTTATAAACAGCTTATGGTTGTAATATTACAATCAATTTAGAATATAGCAAGATGAAGTGTTAATATTGCAATGACTATGTCAAGTAGTCACATGCATATTAAAAAGTTGAATTAAATAGCATTAAAACTGATGATCAGTGTTTGTCATATTAATAATGTTAATCAGCTgaattttttgtccttttttgatGTTAAGGTAGTTATATATACTATGATGTACCAGAAAACGTATGCGTACAACATTACAAGTATTAAGTTTTCAATTGTCTTCTGTTAATTTTGCTATTTCTGGCATGACTCATTATAAAAAATTCTATGAATTGCACTGTCCTTGGGGGGTAAATCCTTGTTGGATGTGTTAACTCACATATGAATTTTTTACGTCATTCTTATCTACATGATGTACTGTTTGTAAAATACtgcaaatcttgaaatcttGATCTCTTAATGAATAATCATGAcactgcaaaaatatacaaaatgtctgTTGTAATACTCTAGTCCTCAGccaactgcaaacttaaaacaatgCCCCTCCTCCAGCTAAGTATACATCCCCATGAAACAATTATGTTAATGCAGTGATCATTGTATTTAACTTTACTACTGTGCCTGCTAGAACTTCACCCTGCTAAATTTATGAGACTGTCCTGTCCATTTAGTAACTGTAAGTGGCTGAAAGTGACagttaagtttgcagtgatatTTTCCATCTACATCTTGACTGTCCAATTTCAATCTGAGTCTCTGAATCTTCAAGGCACTTCTGAGAAACTAAGCTAGATTGCCTTCAATCCCAGATGTAATCATGATGCAATGTTTGTATAATTACCAACAGGTAAAGTCTGCTTAGTACACGTGTACAAGTTAGTTCCAGTCTGCTTAGTACACGTGTACAAGTCGGTTGCTATTAGATCCGCCCCGCCCTGCAAAGATCAAAGCTCATGGACCATACCAATTATGGACAGCTTTACAGGTAAGGTCAAGTATATTGAGTAAtataaatattttgcatttgaaTCCTAATTTATCAAAACATGAATGaccctactacatgtatgtagtccCTGTATCAAATAATCAAAGACAATCATGATTTTCTTAGGAAAGTAGATGATTGTATTTTGCTTCACTATACACCCCTGGAAATGGTACTAAATGGTTCTGTTTGCAAATAAAGGACTCACGCAGGGACTTTCCAATACTAAGTCACCTTGGCTAAAATTGGTGCAAAACAATGACTCACTGCTGCACATATATTTAAGAAGGAGACGCACTCTCAAGAAACAACTTTCTATACCTACAGTTCTATCAAATTTTGATTGTTAGCAATGTTTCATAGATATGAATTGTAATAAGTTTACAAGTCCTTTATTACCCTCAGTTGCTAACCAATTTAGAACAAAACATGGCTGCTATCGACACAAAGGGTATGATTAGTTATCTTTAGttagaaagtttgtttttaaagaCCCCACATCACATGCAAGATGATGATTAGCTATggaataaaatgtacatgtgaagGCAGATGTGATACCTTGTTTTGATGCATTACAGAGTAGCAATGTGGCTAACAACAAAAGTtgtggtgtttttgttttgtttcagaatgTATGACTCACAGTCATGTGACAGAGGGGAATCCCACTTAACATTATTTTTAAACCAACAGGGGAAGTTTAGTGATGCATACAGAACGCATTGAAACTGTGCATTTACTGTACACAAAATTGCTTGTGGAGTTGAGTAATATATAGTGGTGTGTGAAATCTCTCTGGAACATCAGCTGTATGGGACTTTGCACCAGACTGTGGTAGCAGACATCCTGAAATTTCCAGCTGATTCTGATGGCCAAACAGCACAGGCAACAGGTACTTGGCATGTATTAAACAAACTCTGCTTTGTAGACATGATGTCCACCTTGTTGAAGAGTATCTGGTACCATATCCATTACAATTTAGAATTGATACTCTAAGTAAGGATGTAAGTTTATTACGTTTGTTCTGGAACCAGTAAATTGGGAATACCAGTGACCTACAGATGGAAGGATAAACTACTAGATACCTCTCAGTTAAGCAAAATTTTAAGGTACAATTTTACATGCGTCACAAGCTTAGGGAAATCCCCTTTGTAATCCTTTGTATCATAATTTAACTATGTACAAACATGTTTTTAGATGTACAGGGAAAGtctgtttgacatgttttttatTAGAAACTGGAAAGTCAACATTAATGTAGGGTATTTCACTACCTTTCCCTCCCAACACAAAATGAACTGATGTTATTAGGAAATCTGTTTTGCTTTGCCTTGGAtacttacattgtatattatacaaaaaattgaagccATGATccgatgtttttgttttcttttgcaacTTGCTTTTTGCATCAGGGATTCCCCGTAACCAAGGGCCTTTGAAAACAGTTAAATTTTTGCTTCCAGAGTACCCCAGCTGAAACCGTCAACCTAACAACTAATCATGGGGATGGTAACATAACTGTTAATACTGGCGATAATTGTACACTGTCATTCAACTTCACATGCCCTCATTATGTACCAGAGGAGGACCGCCCCACTGGAAGACAAGAGCATATACAACACGGGCCTTCTCAAGATTCACAATCACATCGTCAACTTGAGGAGAGAAGAGCACTTGTCCCAGTTGTGCCCAAACCTGTTGGTAAACCCCTCGGGCAGAGCAAAAATTGTTCTTATTTCATTGAACTTGCGACAGAGATGTCTGCAGAGGGAAATACACAAGGCTGTTTCATCATCCTTCATAAGttgatgaaaacagagacagaTCCAGACACTCAAGTGTCCCTTCGCCAGGCCGCTAGTCTCACTGCAATCTACCAGGGGGATTTTGAGAAGGCAAATACTCTTCTTCATGGAGCTAAGGCATTCCTCTCAAAGGCAACACCTGTTCATGAGGTACAGCTTAGCCTTTGGTTGAGCCATCTAACGGCTCTTGCACAGCTACGGGCGGGGAATCTTGAAGGAGGAATTATCCTGGCAGAGAATGCACTTAAAACCGCTGCCTCAGACACAGTACCACCTGGCTGTATCACAGCATATCCACACCTGAACCATGCCTGGTTTGTGACTCAGATCGCTGCAGGTCAAGATAACGATGAGGTCAGACGGGATCTTTTGAAGAGAGCAGAGAAAGAATACCAGCACGCCATTGAGCATGCAGAACGTGAGCACCCCAAACACATGCTACACTCACAGTCACGAGTGCCTCTGTTTGCAAAGATTGGTCTTGCCCTACTGTATCTTGGTTGTTGGGTATCAGTTGACAACCTTAAGTTGGGAATCTCCACTGTCTCTATGGATGACATAATGAAGGCCAAGAATGTGATTGACTCACTGGACAAAGAGGAGACTCTTTGTAAGTGTAATTCAGCCAAGTGTCGGTTGAT is a genomic window containing:
- the LOC118411278 gene encoding uncharacterized protein LOC118411278; translated protein: MNTVSPSFLFEVTCFFGWDDLVPLNQLLTAFLLGFCATLVVYKWQGDHLKSDATNSNIVSGNGNTCVNIGGSNNTNTVTIKHFKTRKCASNKPALYAPICRSSRLNTKTQASCRRLTDKLAQLSDDGLLKTCQSRIQKMFRGKTKPDFKVVLHLAETLNAINEGSFMRAYTLLNKVEKLLPSTESNVEYTLRWFHLKSLAQLREGKNAGLYLTGKALTLIDQLEPGCLSGWVLILRARLISSLVFEQQEETTEMALSKDAETLFHTAIQHAQNEFPQQMENCQSYIPQFASIGLVFLHMRFWPSLNKPKLGIPKQASPQSLEKVQKILANIDESAQTCHISKLFLMLAKASLQYGLGHDAIGDDLVKSARKLVKKHAYLRLVDCY
- the LOC118411264 gene encoding uncharacterized protein LOC118411264 is translated as MENQRSSSSQVTNKVECQGDHNKIINTGHNGKIVQVDHVYISVPYVIKELLDGMKKPLSPPTTPNKKPIRFRKLPGVINKMTSRERHNKIISMGPKGKTAQSDNVKVPVKYVIKKPYLHTARSNCIKKQIKHRKSLGHTVENKVTSQGNHNTIINTGNNATVVMVSSMTVEKPLSRAERLDTPKQRTCRWILDGLNQLSANAMFDECNEKIGRFFQHTKDPDYQAVLWVATANNCINAGDMERAGEALSNVMSLLDQTENSIEHELARDHFQSLIYLRENKYVEGERLTTRALCKTEHLQAGCMAAWILINHGWFYTKRTIQEQDPHKQPNLVSVATASFRRAIEYSDREFPGQLQDNKSRIRQFALIGQVYLLLRCWRSVDGSCTKPGNKITGKDVAKARKVLASLDPDKGEPLCAICMVLYHLANAHLCYRLNKYQDGLKEAKKARHLAAKGSFKQYHGFADSIVKHFERRVA